One stretch of Acidobacteriota bacterium DNA includes these proteins:
- a CDS encoding DUF4189 domain-containing protein, protein MTILKSLVVTVLAVVVFGSPTAAQSPVGALAIDERQGDQWGWAVDHETASAAQGMALQECGPGCSVVLTFGRCAAYAADQDADSTAVGWAESYDSATGARQAALAECRSRGSGAGCIVRVWGCNGPVVEEDLDLNRAARRQIQLGLRSAGFDPGGADGLFGPRTRAAIRTWQSSRGTRSTGYLDGPQVEALRGRGARQSPGGGGAARAPPPPPPPKKKKKTR, encoded by the coding sequence ATGACGATCTTGAAATCGCTCGTCGTGACGGTTCTGGCGGTCGTCGTGTTCGGGTCGCCGACGGCTGCCCAGTCCCCGGTGGGTGCGCTGGCGATAGACGAACGTCAAGGTGACCAGTGGGGCTGGGCGGTGGACCACGAGACGGCGTCGGCCGCACAGGGAATGGCGCTGCAGGAGTGCGGCCCGGGCTGCTCGGTGGTGTTGACGTTCGGGCGGTGCGCGGCCTACGCGGCCGACCAGGACGCAGACAGCACGGCGGTGGGCTGGGCGGAATCGTACGACTCGGCGACCGGTGCCCGGCAGGCGGCGTTGGCGGAATGCCGTTCCCGCGGCAGCGGTGCGGGGTGCATCGTCCGGGTGTGGGGCTGCAACGGCCCGGTAGTCGAAGAGGATCTCGATCTGAACCGGGCCGCGCGGCGTCAGATCCAGTTGGGCTTGCGGTCGGCAGGCTTCGACCCCGGGGGCGCGGACGGCCTGTTCGGGCCGCGGACGCGGGCAGCGATTCGGACCTGGCAGTCGTCGCGCGGGACTCGGTCGACCGGGTATCTGGACGGCCCTCAAGTCGAGGCGCTGCGAGGCCGGGGCGCACGTCAGTCTCCCGGGGGGGGGGGGGCCGCCCGCGCCCCCCCCCCGCCCCCCCCGCCAAAAAAAAAAAAAAAAACACGGTAG